A stretch of Myxococcus hansupus DNA encodes these proteins:
- a CDS encoding uracil-DNA glycosylase has translation MLADGLPEDWKQVLREALEAPSFKELERFVEAERREATVFPSEEDLFSAFRLTPYADVRVLLLGQDPYHGPGQAHGLAFSVQPGVTPPPSLLNMFKELESDVGVPRPRDGSLIPWAEQGVLLLNAVLTVRQAKPNSHAGHGWEAFTDAVIRAVSDRESPAVFLLWGRYAQKKKKLIDAKRHVVIEGTHPSPLSASNGFFGSRPFSAVNAALESHGQPPVDWRLPA, from the coding sequence TTGCTCGCGGATGGGTTGCCCGAGGATTGGAAGCAGGTCTTGCGTGAGGCGCTCGAGGCGCCGTCGTTCAAGGAACTGGAGCGCTTCGTCGAGGCGGAGCGGCGCGAGGCCACCGTCTTCCCGTCGGAAGAGGACCTCTTCTCCGCCTTCCGCCTCACGCCCTACGCGGACGTCCGGGTGTTGCTGCTGGGGCAGGACCCGTACCACGGCCCCGGGCAGGCGCACGGCCTGGCCTTCTCGGTGCAGCCGGGTGTGACGCCGCCGCCCTCGCTGCTCAACATGTTCAAGGAGCTGGAGAGCGACGTGGGCGTGCCCCGTCCCCGCGACGGCTCGCTGATTCCATGGGCCGAGCAGGGCGTGCTGCTGCTCAACGCCGTGTTGACGGTGCGGCAGGCGAAGCCCAACAGCCACGCGGGGCACGGCTGGGAGGCCTTCACCGACGCCGTCATCCGCGCGGTGAGCGACCGGGAATCCCCGGCGGTGTTCCTGCTGTGGGGCCGCTACGCGCAGAAGAAGAAGAAGCTCATCGATGCGAAGCGGCACGTCGTCATCGAAGGCACGCACCCCTCGCCGCTGTCGGCCAGCAACGGCTTCTTCGGCAGCCGTCCGTTCAGCGCGGTGAACGCGGCCCTGGAGTCGCACGGCCAGCCGCCGGTGGACTGGCGCCTGCCTGCTTGA
- a CDS encoding tetratricopeptide repeat protein encodes MAKSPSQKRPSKAKKPAACGTSAATSKSKVKQAAAPKSAVAPKKAAAPKPPTPPKRASSARAAVPPEAESSRPPVLEAEPVFSDVPEAGRKTPKALPSGEPSGRVLPFEIDPKRMEEGLRKLQGEMVHWANKGRYTRVRFKFRGKQLLPDLPLAAVVAAEGLTFYWGGILRVLIANVVGGSVFQVELVNDSEKRIQAGKEALLSGDVDQALALFREAVAMDRDQPSAHLNVGVALKLQGDRSGALAAFEKAKELDPEGPVGAEAERLAAPLRPQG; translated from the coding sequence ATGGCCAAGAGCCCCTCCCAGAAGCGTCCGTCGAAGGCGAAGAAGCCCGCCGCCTGCGGCACGTCCGCCGCGACGTCGAAGTCGAAGGTGAAGCAGGCCGCCGCTCCGAAGTCGGCTGTCGCGCCGAAGAAGGCCGCCGCTCCGAAGCCCCCCACGCCGCCCAAGCGGGCCTCGTCGGCACGCGCGGCCGTGCCCCCGGAGGCCGAGTCCTCCCGGCCTCCCGTCCTTGAAGCCGAGCCCGTGTTCTCGGACGTCCCCGAAGCGGGCCGAAAGACCCCCAAGGCGCTCCCGTCCGGCGAGCCGTCAGGCCGCGTCCTGCCCTTCGAAATCGACCCGAAGCGGATGGAAGAAGGGCTGCGCAAGCTCCAGGGGGAGATGGTCCACTGGGCCAACAAGGGCCGCTACACGCGGGTGCGCTTCAAGTTCCGGGGCAAGCAGTTGCTGCCGGACCTGCCGTTGGCCGCGGTCGTGGCCGCCGAGGGGCTCACGTTCTACTGGGGCGGTATCCTGCGCGTGCTCATCGCCAACGTGGTGGGCGGCAGCGTGTTCCAGGTGGAGCTCGTCAACGACTCGGAGAAGCGCATCCAGGCGGGCAAGGAGGCGCTGCTGTCGGGAGACGTGGACCAGGCGTTGGCGCTGTTCCGCGAGGCCGTCGCCATGGACCGCGACCAGCCCTCCGCGCACCTCAACGTGGGCGTGGCCCTGAAGCTCCAGGGCGACCGTTCCGGGGCCCTGGCGGCGTTCGAAAAAGCGAAGGAATTGGACCCGGAAGGGCCCGTGGGCGCGGAGGCCGAGCGCCTGGCCGCTCCCCTGCGTCCGCAGGGCTGA
- a CDS encoding M24 family metallopeptidase gives MSRVRPALLSALLLAAPVASAAPGSPIVAEDAWPRIRKARIQKLLPEAMARANVDAWVLICRENHNDPLAIHVGCENAGGTAAFLFFRQKQTVHGVALSPAGEATALRDVAPLDEVVPLERGADLYAQVASRLAAAKPARIAVNSSTSVMVADGLSATQRAALEKALTPALRKKLVSSEDLVSEWLSVKLPEEVDILRKAAELTSQMQIEAYRAVVPGKTRDVDVARFLRKRMAELGVGDAWAPDQNPNVQSGPTRGHSHATERVIQPGDFVKTDFGIRVGGMWVTDIQRFAYVLAPGQTQPPKEALEKWEKGKKGNRIALATLKPGVRGWDVDKAQRDWMREAGSEPVMWGTGHPVGYWAHDVGPALSGAQKGAPAKGQSARIVRPGQVFAFDGFYAWPDGGEGAQRIVSVEEMAVVTETGAEYLIPPQEDLVLIPSAPGGALGQGPSHPAP, from the coding sequence ATGAGTCGCGTCCGGCCCGCCTTGCTCTCCGCCCTGCTCCTCGCCGCGCCCGTCGCCAGCGCCGCGCCGGGCAGCCCCATCGTCGCGGAGGACGCCTGGCCCCGCATCCGCAAGGCGCGCATCCAGAAGCTGCTCCCCGAGGCCATGGCCCGCGCCAACGTGGATGCCTGGGTCCTCATCTGCCGGGAGAACCACAACGACCCGCTGGCCATCCACGTCGGCTGTGAGAACGCGGGGGGCACCGCCGCCTTCCTGTTCTTCCGGCAGAAGCAAACCGTCCACGGCGTGGCCCTGTCCCCCGCGGGCGAGGCCACCGCGCTCAGGGACGTGGCCCCGCTCGACGAGGTCGTGCCCCTGGAGCGCGGCGCGGACCTCTACGCGCAGGTGGCCTCCCGGCTGGCCGCGGCGAAACCCGCGCGCATCGCGGTGAACTCCTCCACGTCCGTGATGGTGGCGGATGGCCTGTCCGCCACGCAGCGCGCCGCGCTGGAGAAGGCCCTGACGCCCGCGCTGCGCAAGAAGCTGGTGTCCTCCGAGGACCTCGTCTCCGAATGGCTCTCCGTGAAGCTGCCCGAGGAGGTCGACATCCTCCGCAAGGCCGCCGAGCTGACCTCGCAGATGCAAATCGAGGCCTACCGCGCCGTGGTGCCGGGCAAGACGCGCGACGTGGACGTGGCCCGCTTCCTGCGCAAGCGCATGGCGGAGCTGGGCGTGGGTGACGCGTGGGCGCCGGACCAGAACCCCAACGTCCAGAGCGGCCCCACCCGGGGCCACTCGCACGCCACCGAGCGCGTCATCCAGCCGGGCGACTTCGTCAAGACGGACTTCGGCATCCGCGTGGGCGGCATGTGGGTGACGGACATCCAGCGCTTCGCCTACGTGCTCGCGCCGGGCCAGACGCAGCCCCCCAAGGAGGCCCTGGAGAAGTGGGAGAAGGGCAAGAAGGGCAACCGGATTGCACTCGCCACGCTGAAACCCGGCGTGCGCGGCTGGGACGTGGACAAGGCCCAGCGCGACTGGATGCGCGAGGCCGGCTCGGAGCCCGTGATGTGGGGAACGGGGCACCCCGTGGGGTACTGGGCGCATGACGTGGGACCCGCGCTGTCGGGAGCACAGAAGGGCGCGCCCGCGAAGGGGCAGTCCGCGCGCATCGTCCGGCCCGGGCAGGTCTTCGCCTTCGACGGCTTCTACGCGTGGCCGGACGGCGGCGAGGGCGCCCAGCGCATCGTCTCCGTCGAGGAGATGGCCGTCGTCACCGAGACGGGCGCCGAGTACCTCATCCCGCCCCAGGAGGACCTGGTGCTCATCCCCTCCGCGCCCGGTGGCGCGCTGGGACAGGGTCCGTCCCACCCCGCCCCCTGA
- a CDS encoding response regulator codes for MQNVLVIDDDAFVLSVVRDILESAGYGVVTVQSPSEAFNLDLSSIAAILCDYNMPDMNGSDVLTVMRELKDCRVPFIFLTGHEDLDDLVSVAIRYGAELLPKPIQPVELVRLLIKQLASAAA; via the coding sequence ATGCAGAACGTGTTGGTGATTGACGACGACGCCTTCGTGCTCTCGGTGGTGAGGGACATCCTCGAGAGCGCGGGCTACGGCGTGGTGACCGTGCAGTCGCCCTCCGAGGCGTTCAACCTGGACCTGTCCAGCATCGCGGCCATCCTCTGCGACTACAACATGCCGGACATGAACGGCTCCGACGTGCTCACCGTGATGCGGGAGCTGAAGGACTGCCGGGTGCCGTTCATCTTCCTCACCGGACACGAGGACCTGGATGACCTCGTGTCCGTGGCGATTCGCTACGGCGCGGAGCTGCTGCCCAAGCCCATCCAGCCGGTGGAGCTGGTGCGGCTGCTCATCAAGCAGCTCGCGTCCGCCGCCGCCTGA
- a CDS encoding CpaF family protein, with protein MTMYNESLRAFLKPVLPYMDDEAVSEIMINGPTDIWIERKGRLTKVDASFTEEGLIGAARNMAQFVGRMLNEERPRLDARLPDGSRIHVVIPPIARKGTTISIRKFFKEKLTVNSLMKFGSLTPQMARLIEAGIATKLNMLVAGGTGSGKTTLLNIVSSLIPDEERILTIEDSAELQLNQSHVVPFESRPPDKFGKGAVDMGDLLHSALRLRPDRIVVGEVRGGEAFHLMQAMNTGHGGSLATTHANTPTDTLRRIESLCLMSGVELPMVAVRAQVASAINFIICCERLHDGSRKTIALSEVLPLNEKGDYRTQDIFVFTPVTKDEDDHILGYHAPTGIIPNFVSKARAYGFNDLDESFFDPATYGLPPPPTFHAGEAYSVRWAPSLKHRESGTPDPAHFKSEWAAFEQRLKQEARDVKAGKAAAAPPPPAPASPPVQVQVPASHPTPPPSARVRPPEPPPAAKPAAQAARPPAAPPRPPPAPMDDDATPPPTRNPFADAPDETRTAAAPIEAKVEVSEDLLAEDDGPRTVPPRRPPPFTPPARAPSPNLASGARPAPGARRPAPSRSAEDEEEDTGGSHNANGGSEKTQIRPPPSERPRR; from the coding sequence ATGACGATGTACAACGAGTCACTCCGCGCGTTCCTCAAGCCCGTCCTGCCCTACATGGACGACGAGGCCGTGTCGGAAATCATGATCAACGGCCCGACCGACATCTGGATTGAGCGCAAGGGCCGGCTCACGAAAGTGGACGCGTCGTTCACCGAAGAAGGGTTGATCGGCGCCGCGCGCAACATGGCGCAGTTCGTCGGCCGCATGCTCAACGAGGAGCGCCCTCGCCTGGACGCGCGCCTTCCGGATGGCAGCCGTATCCACGTGGTGATTCCGCCCATCGCGCGCAAGGGCACCACCATCTCCATCCGCAAGTTCTTCAAGGAGAAGCTGACGGTCAACTCCTTGATGAAGTTCGGGTCGCTCACGCCGCAGATGGCGCGCCTCATCGAGGCGGGCATCGCCACCAAGCTCAACATGCTGGTGGCCGGCGGCACGGGCTCGGGCAAGACGACGCTGCTCAACATCGTGTCGTCGCTCATCCCGGACGAGGAGCGCATCCTCACCATCGAGGACTCGGCCGAGCTCCAGCTCAACCAGTCCCACGTGGTGCCCTTCGAAAGCCGGCCGCCCGACAAGTTCGGCAAGGGCGCGGTGGACATGGGCGACTTGCTCCACTCCGCGCTGCGTCTGCGCCCCGACCGCATCGTCGTCGGTGAGGTGCGCGGCGGCGAGGCCTTCCACCTGATGCAGGCCATGAACACGGGCCACGGCGGCTCGCTGGCCACCACGCACGCCAACACGCCCACGGACACGCTGCGCCGCATCGAGTCGCTGTGCCTCATGTCCGGCGTCGAGCTGCCCATGGTCGCCGTGCGCGCCCAGGTGGCCAGCGCCATCAACTTCATCATCTGCTGCGAGCGCCTCCACGACGGCAGCCGCAAGACGATTGCCCTGTCGGAGGTGCTGCCCCTCAACGAGAAGGGCGACTACCGCACCCAGGACATCTTCGTCTTCACGCCCGTCACCAAGGACGAGGACGACCACATCCTCGGCTACCACGCGCCCACCGGCATCATCCCCAACTTCGTCAGCAAGGCCCGCGCGTACGGCTTCAACGACCTGGACGAGTCCTTCTTCGACCCGGCCACCTATGGCCTGCCCCCGCCGCCCACCTTCCACGCCGGCGAGGCGTACTCGGTGCGCTGGGCCCCGTCGCTGAAGCACCGCGAGTCGGGCACGCCGGACCCCGCCCACTTCAAGTCGGAGTGGGCCGCCTTCGAGCAGCGCCTCAAGCAGGAGGCCCGCGACGTGAAGGCGGGCAAGGCCGCCGCCGCGCCGCCGCCTCCCGCGCCCGCCAGCCCGCCCGTGCAGGTGCAGGTGCCCGCCAGCCACCCCACGCCGCCGCCGTCCGCGCGCGTGCGCCCACCCGAGCCGCCCCCCGCGGCGAAGCCCGCCGCGCAGGCCGCCCGCCCCCCCGCCGCGCCGCCGCGTCCGCCCCCCGCCCCCATGGACGACGACGCGACGCCGCCGCCCACGCGCAACCCCTTCGCGGACGCCCCCGACGAGACGCGCACCGCCGCCGCGCCCATCGAGGCCAAGGTGGAAGTCTCCGAGGACCTGCTCGCGGAGGATGACGGCCCTCGCACGGTGCCCCCGCGCCGGCCGCCGCCCTTCACCCCGCCGGCCCGGGCGCCCTCGCCCAACCTGGCCTCGGGAGCCCGCCCGGCCCCCGGCGCGCGCCGCCCGGCGCCGTCCCGCTCCGCGGAGGACGAGGAGGAAGACACCGGCGGCTCGCACAACGCTAACGGCGGCTCCGAGAAGACACAGATTCGCCCGCCTCCGTCCGAGCGGCCCCGGCGCTGA
- the gyrA gene encoding DNA gyrase subunit A, with the protein MADDTTDKPASPSAPPPPDSAGELIPVNIEDEMRRSYLDYSMSVIVGRALPDVRDGLKPVHRRVLFAMNDLGNLHNRAYKKSARVVGDVIGKYHPHGDSSVYDAMVRLAQEWSLRYLLVDGQGNFGSVDGDSPAAMRYTEVRMERLAEDLLADIDKETVDFGPNYDDSLEEPLVLPSKFPNLLVNGSSGIAVGMTTNIPPHNMTEVISGTLHLIDNPGCTVRDLMEFITGPDFPTGAIITGREGIVRAYETGRGQVTIRARADIETSKKGDREAIIFSEIPYQVNKARLIEKIAELVREKKLEGISDIRDESDRQGMRIVIELKRDAISQVVLNNLYTMTSLETTFGAVMLAIDGGQPRTLNLKEMLDRFIAHRRDVVTRRTRYELRKALARMHIVEGLLVAQDLIDLVVSLIRASKDPDEARWGLMNILSPALYEHERFATLQRIDYAKAKAQMELLVSRARNEEPSYAGLAHKYEGAGFSEGQAQNILEMRLQRLTGLQREELFRELIGLVRDIARLQDILANEHSLLNVIKTELLEIRDRYGDKRRTEITGAVDEMTSEDLIAEETMVVTLSHTGYVKRSPLTEYRAQKRGGRGKTGAATKEDDFVSKLFVASTHAFLMPITTKGKLYSLKVHQIPQASRTSRGKAMVNLVQFGEGERLAQVLVTRDFPENRYVFFVTKRGVVKRTDLSAFENVRSSGIIALGIDDGDELVAVMITDGSKDILLSTASGMSIRFPETEVRSMGRQAYGVKGITLEDGDEVVGADVVETDAAILTVTENGYGKRTQEAEYRQQGRGGKGIIDIKTTERNGKVVGLLQVKESDEVMLVTNGGMLIRMRVKEISVIGRNTQGVRLIALENEQEKVMAISKLPESDESEENGETVAPVEGAVPTAEGEVAAPAEATGEVAAPVDAAAPTEAAAEPAPASDDSGSSGGEEPPQG; encoded by the coding sequence ATGGCTGACGACACGACCGACAAGCCGGCATCGCCCTCCGCGCCTCCTCCTCCGGACAGCGCTGGAGAGCTCATTCCCGTCAACATCGAAGACGAGATGCGCCGTTCGTATCTCGACTACTCCATGTCCGTCATCGTCGGGCGCGCGCTGCCTGACGTGCGAGACGGCCTCAAGCCCGTGCATCGCCGCGTGCTGTTCGCGATGAACGACTTGGGCAACCTCCACAACCGCGCGTACAAGAAGTCCGCGCGCGTCGTGGGTGACGTCATCGGTAAGTACCACCCGCACGGTGACTCGTCGGTGTACGACGCCATGGTGCGCCTGGCGCAGGAGTGGAGCCTTCGCTACCTGCTGGTGGACGGCCAGGGCAACTTCGGCTCGGTGGACGGCGACTCGCCCGCGGCCATGCGCTACACGGAAGTGCGCATGGAGCGGCTGGCGGAGGACCTGCTGGCGGACATCGACAAGGAGACGGTGGACTTCGGTCCCAACTACGACGACTCGTTGGAAGAGCCGCTCGTCCTCCCGTCGAAGTTCCCCAACCTCCTGGTCAACGGCAGCAGCGGCATCGCGGTGGGCATGACCACCAACATCCCGCCGCACAACATGACCGAGGTCATCAGCGGCACGCTGCACCTCATCGACAACCCGGGCTGCACGGTCCGGGACCTGATGGAGTTCATCACCGGTCCGGACTTCCCCACCGGCGCCATCATCACCGGGCGCGAGGGCATCGTCCGCGCCTACGAGACGGGCCGTGGCCAGGTCACCATCCGCGCGCGCGCGGACATCGAGACCTCCAAGAAGGGTGACCGCGAGGCCATCATCTTCTCGGAAATTCCGTATCAGGTGAACAAGGCGCGGCTCATCGAGAAGATCGCCGAGCTGGTGCGCGAGAAGAAGCTGGAAGGCATCAGCGACATCCGCGACGAGAGCGACCGCCAGGGCATGCGCATCGTCATCGAGCTCAAGCGCGATGCGATTTCGCAGGTGGTGCTCAACAACCTGTACACGATGACGTCGCTGGAGACGACCTTCGGCGCGGTGATGCTGGCCATCGACGGTGGCCAGCCTCGCACGCTCAACCTGAAGGAGATGCTGGACCGGTTCATCGCGCACCGCCGCGACGTGGTGACGCGCCGCACGCGCTACGAGCTGCGCAAGGCGCTGGCGCGCATGCACATCGTCGAAGGTCTGCTCGTCGCGCAGGACCTCATCGACCTGGTGGTCAGCCTCATCCGCGCGTCCAAGGACCCAGACGAGGCACGCTGGGGCCTGATGAACATCCTGTCGCCCGCGCTGTACGAGCACGAGCGCTTCGCGACCCTCCAGCGCATCGACTACGCCAAGGCGAAGGCGCAGATGGAGCTGCTCGTCTCCCGCGCCCGCAACGAGGAGCCCAGCTACGCGGGCCTGGCGCACAAGTACGAGGGCGCGGGCTTCAGCGAGGGCCAGGCGCAGAACATCCTGGAGATGCGCCTGCAGCGGCTCACCGGCCTGCAGCGCGAGGAGCTGTTCCGCGAGCTGATTGGCCTGGTGCGCGACATCGCGCGGCTGCAGGACATCCTTGCCAACGAGCACAGCCTGCTCAACGTCATCAAGACGGAGCTGCTGGAGATTCGCGACCGCTACGGCGACAAGCGCCGCACGGAAATCACCGGCGCCGTGGATGAGATGACCAGCGAGGACCTCATCGCCGAAGAGACGATGGTGGTCACGCTGTCGCACACGGGCTACGTGAAGCGTTCGCCGCTGACCGAGTACCGGGCGCAGAAGCGCGGCGGGCGCGGGAAGACGGGCGCGGCGACGAAGGAAGACGACTTCGTCAGCAAGCTGTTCGTGGCCAGCACGCACGCGTTCCTGATGCCCATCACCACGAAGGGCAAGCTGTACTCGCTGAAGGTGCACCAGATTCCGCAGGCCAGCCGCACGTCGCGCGGCAAGGCGATGGTGAACCTGGTGCAGTTCGGCGAGGGCGAGCGGCTGGCGCAGGTGCTGGTGACGCGCGACTTCCCGGAGAACCGCTACGTTTTCTTCGTGACGAAGCGGGGCGTGGTGAAGCGCACGGACCTGAGCGCGTTCGAGAACGTCCGCTCCAGCGGCATCATCGCGTTGGGCATCGACGACGGGGACGAGCTGGTGGCGGTGATGATCACCGACGGCAGCAAGGACATCCTGCTGTCGACGGCGTCGGGCATGAGCATCCGCTTCCCGGAGACGGAGGTCCGCTCCATGGGCCGCCAGGCCTACGGCGTGAAGGGAATCACGCTGGAGGACGGCGACGAGGTGGTGGGCGCCGACGTGGTGGAGACGGACGCGGCCATCCTCACGGTGACGGAGAACGGCTACGGCAAGCGGACCCAGGAGGCCGAGTACCGGCAGCAGGGCCGTGGCGGCAAGGGCATCATCGACATCAAGACCACCGAGCGGAACGGCAAGGTGGTGGGTCTGCTCCAGGTGAAGGAGTCGGACGAGGTGATGCTGGTCACCAACGGCGGCATGCTCATCCGCATGCGGGTGAAGGAGATCTCCGTCATCGGCCGCAACACGCAGGGCGTGCGGCTGATTGCGCTGGAGAACGAGCAGGAGAAGGTCATGGCCATCTCCAAGCTGCCGGAAAGCGACGAGTCGGAGGAGAACGGCGAGACGGTGGCGCCGGTCGAGGGCGCGGTGCCCACGGCGGAGGGCGAGGTCGCGGCGCCGGCGGAGGCCACGGGTGAGGTTGCTGCCCCGGTGGACGCCGCGGCGCCGACGGAAGCGGCCGCCGAGCCGGCCCCCGCGTCCGACGACAGTGGCTCCTCGGGTGGCGAGGAGCCTCCGCAGGGCTGA
- a CDS encoding PfkB family carbohydrate kinase: MRPAATRDILVVGNYCHDLLRHGHGRETHALGGSAAYISAVLDAMNRDYAVAAVAGEDFRYAHQVRYPPRVVPGTRTTQFIADLTGETRTLHVSAKSEPILPEDITVDARVALACGVAGEVLPETLLRVSERARHVLADAQGLLRTLDAQGRVLNVRLEDTPFDAMLERLRVLKASEEEAEALDIERVRRRTCLVVTRGPRGCTVYTADARLDVPGVPVEEVDATGAGDCFLAGFALGLLRELPLARCAEIANGFGAQAVTQVGVPRLDASRIPADLR, encoded by the coding sequence ATGCGGCCCGCGGCCACTCGCGACATCCTGGTCGTCGGCAATTACTGCCATGACCTGCTCAGGCATGGGCACGGCAGGGAGACGCACGCGCTCGGCGGGTCGGCCGCGTACATCTCCGCCGTGCTGGATGCGATGAACCGGGATTACGCGGTGGCCGCCGTGGCGGGCGAGGACTTCCGTTACGCGCACCAGGTGCGGTACCCACCGCGCGTCGTTCCGGGCACTCGCACCACGCAGTTCATCGCGGACCTGACGGGTGAGACGCGGACGCTTCACGTCAGCGCGAAGTCGGAGCCCATCCTCCCCGAGGACATCACAGTGGACGCGCGCGTGGCGCTGGCGTGTGGCGTGGCGGGTGAGGTGTTGCCCGAGACGCTGCTGCGTGTCTCGGAGCGCGCCCGGCATGTACTGGCGGATGCGCAAGGGCTGCTGCGGACGTTGGACGCCCAAGGGCGGGTCCTCAACGTGAGGCTGGAGGACACGCCGTTCGACGCGATGCTGGAGCGGCTTCGCGTGCTGAAGGCCAGCGAGGAGGAAGCCGAGGCGCTGGACATCGAACGGGTGCGGCGGCGCACGTGCCTGGTGGTGACCCGTGGCCCTCGGGGGTGCACGGTGTACACGGCGGATGCGCGTCTGGATGTACCCGGTGTTCCCGTGGAGGAAGTGGATGCCACGGGCGCGGGGGACTGTTTCCTCGCGGGGTTCGCGTTGGGATTGCTGCGGGAGCTGCCGCTCGCGCGGTGTGCTGAGATTGCGAATGGGTTTGGCGCGCAGGCCGTGACGCAGGTCGGTGTGCCCAGGCTGGATGCCAGCCGGATTCCAGCAGACCTGCGTTGA
- a CDS encoding iron ABC transporter substrate-binding protein, protein MVRLLLFSLVLTLSSPALAAETLTIYSGRNEKLVGPLLKKFTEKTGIGVKVRYGETPQLAATLLEEGAKTPADVFFAQDAGALGALAKSGQLEALPKETLDKVDARFRSPQGVWVGTSGRARVVAYNTKKVKANALPKSILGFTDAKWKGRLGWAPTNASFQSFVTALRLLKGDEAATQWLKGIQANAPRVYKNNSAVIEALGRGEIDAGFVNHYYLFSAKKNKADLPVANHFVAAGDPGALVNVAGVAILKGTKNADAAKKLAAYLLDSEAQAYFAQETYEFPLVAGVKMAEGLPALDKVGSPDLDLSKLDDLRGTVKLLQDTGVL, encoded by the coding sequence ATGGTTCGTCTACTTCTATTCTCCCTGGTCCTGACCCTGTCCTCCCCCGCGCTCGCGGCGGAGACGCTCACCATCTACTCCGGCCGCAACGAGAAGCTCGTGGGGCCGCTGCTCAAGAAGTTCACCGAGAAGACGGGTATCGGGGTGAAGGTGCGTTACGGCGAGACGCCGCAGCTCGCCGCCACGCTGCTGGAGGAGGGCGCGAAGACGCCCGCCGACGTGTTCTTCGCGCAGGACGCGGGGGCGCTCGGCGCGCTGGCGAAGTCGGGCCAGTTGGAGGCGCTGCCCAAGGAGACGCTGGACAAGGTGGATGCGCGCTTCCGTTCTCCGCAGGGTGTCTGGGTGGGCACCAGCGGCCGGGCGCGCGTCGTGGCCTACAACACGAAGAAGGTGAAGGCGAACGCGCTGCCCAAGAGCATCCTGGGTTTCACGGATGCGAAGTGGAAGGGCCGCCTGGGCTGGGCGCCCACCAACGCGTCGTTCCAGTCCTTCGTCACCGCGCTGCGGCTGCTCAAGGGTGACGAGGCCGCGACCCAGTGGCTCAAGGGCATCCAGGCCAACGCGCCGCGCGTCTACAAGAACAACTCGGCGGTCATCGAGGCGTTGGGCCGCGGTGAAATCGACGCGGGCTTCGTGAACCATTACTACCTGTTCTCCGCGAAGAAGAACAAAGCCGACCTGCCCGTGGCCAACCACTTCGTCGCCGCGGGGGACCCGGGCGCGCTGGTGAACGTGGCGGGCGTGGCCATCCTCAAGGGGACGAAGAACGCGGACGCGGCGAAGAAGCTGGCCGCGTACCTGCTGGACTCCGAGGCGCAGGCGTACTTCGCGCAGGAGACCTACGAGTTCCCGCTGGTGGCTGGCGTGAAGATGGCGGAAGGACTGCCCGCGCTCGACAAGGTGGGCTCGCCGGACCTCGACCTGTCGAAGCTCGACGACCTGCGCGGCACCGTGAAGCTGCTCCAGGACACCGGCGTTCTCTGA
- a CDS encoding acyl-CoA thioesterase, with translation MTAAFLAATTPEPLSPNRYGIRFSAPWYQGKGAYGGIVGGSVMRALEHTLAQADQAGRPVRTLTVHFCAPAVAGDAEIQTRIERAGRLVTHATARIESAAGVLAVATATFGATRGGATEYFDVKRPVVPPPEDVPVVPDDVPMPTFCQFFEYRFCVGSAPYSGADVAETGGWIRSKDALVLDAPLVVGLMDAYPPSVLARVDGFHAAASVDFTVHFFHDLPRPGLSADAQFLRTGRSRQAAEGYSEDFQQLWTREGELLAQCRQLVAVLG, from the coding sequence ATGACCGCTGCCTTCCTCGCCGCCACCACCCCCGAGCCGCTCTCTCCGAACCGCTACGGCATCCGCTTCTCCGCGCCCTGGTACCAGGGGAAGGGCGCCTATGGCGGCATCGTCGGGGGCTCGGTGATGCGCGCGCTGGAGCACACGCTGGCGCAGGCGGACCAGGCGGGGCGTCCGGTGCGCACGCTGACCGTGCACTTCTGCGCGCCCGCGGTGGCGGGTGACGCGGAAATCCAGACGCGCATCGAGCGGGCGGGGCGGTTGGTGACGCATGCGACGGCGCGCATCGAGAGCGCGGCGGGCGTGCTGGCCGTGGCCACGGCGACGTTCGGCGCGACCCGGGGCGGCGCGACGGAGTACTTCGACGTGAAGCGCCCGGTGGTGCCGCCGCCGGAGGACGTCCCGGTGGTGCCGGACGACGTGCCCATGCCCACCTTCTGCCAGTTCTTCGAGTACCGCTTCTGCGTGGGCTCGGCGCCGTACTCCGGCGCGGACGTGGCGGAGACGGGCGGGTGGATTCGCTCCAAGGACGCGCTGGTGCTGGACGCGCCGCTAGTGGTGGGGCTGATGGATGCCTATCCGCCGTCCGTGCTCGCGCGCGTGGACGGCTTCCACGCGGCGGCGAGCGTGGACTTCACGGTGCACTTCTTCCATGACCTGCCGCGTCCCGGCTTGAGCGCGGACGCCCAGTTCCTGCGCACGGGGCGCTCACGGCAGGCGGCGGAGGGCTACTCGGAGGACTTCCAGCAACTGTGGACGCGGGAAGGGGAGCTGCTGGCCCAGTGCCGCCAGTTGGTGGCCGTGCTGGGGTGA